The genomic region GATGTCTTATTTTTAGCCTCCTTGTTCACAATTGTAAGTTGTGAGATTTGGTAGTGCCGCATAAACTAACTGGAATCATGCTTCGCTAATTTTCCCTGTCGGTTACTGAAAAAAGCTTTGTAGATGGAGCAAAATTAAGTTCGACAGAAGTTAAGATCAAAAAGGTGAAGAAAGTGAAATCTATCTTAAGATATTTGTAATTGACAACCTGTTAATTATAATAGGAGACTTTTATAATTGCAGTCAACAGTGTAGCTCAATGAGAGGAAATAAGGAAGATctaagtaaaaagaaaattctacatGGGCTCATAGAATAAGCTCTTTGCTTATCTGCTTGCTCGTTTGTGTCAGACACTTCATTTTTGTCCTATCAAATAGTACGTgcctaaaataaataaatatgtcatCGGTTATCAGTATTTCATTCGCATCCAATAAAAAGCAGACATTTGAgattttatagaaatgaaatatgaacaTGATTACAAACATGAAATATGATGTTGATTTGTGGCCAACGAACAACGCAATCGGCTAACATTCGTGAACTCTAATATAgtgatttttctaatttacttAAGTTGGCAATAGTGTAAAACAGTTTGTGCGTTCTGTCCAATTCCGTCCCGTCCTGTTCCAAATAAGACGGATTCAACAATGGCGGCCAATCCGTCATGGAACGCTGTTAAATGTCAATcgggaaaagaaattttaaaatagtgGCAGATCggaagtatttttttataaaaaatggcTGCGAAAGAGTCTGCTACTATCGATGATGGGATTCCCGAGCCAGGTATCGAACCTGGTGCTTCTGCGGAAACGATGCTCGTCACTACCGACAGTTTTGAGGAGTATGAGCAGGAGATGAGCAATAGTATTGACGATAGACAAATGAAAGAAAGCACAACGAGCACTATCTCAGAGATACAAGAAGATGTGCAAGACATTCCAACTACGCCTACTACGTCCAGTTCACGGGAACTTCAAAAAACAAATTCGCTTGATGATTCCGAATTAGTACGTTTCATAACCTGTATTTGTGAAAcactataaatatattttaatccgGAAAAAGTATACGCAATTAAAAGAGagttgtttttaataattgatagAAATTAATCGGAAGTGTtgataaaagttatataattacattaacCATTTTAATGAAGTATatttaacttaattaatttcttatgtTTTAGGATGATGTTACACAACGATTAGGTCAAAGTAGCATTGATTCAGACCCTTTACGTTGTAAAACATGGTTAGCACAAAAAAaacatgtatttattttaagcCAAGCAGGGAAACCCATATACTCTAGATATAGTTCAGAAGATAAACTAGTCACAGTTATGGGTGTCATGCAGGCTTTAGTTTCATTTGTCCAAGCAGGCAGTGACATGATTAGATCTGTTCATGCAGGAGATACTAACTTTGTATTTGTTGTTAAAGGTCCATTAATTTTAGTTGCAGTCTCAAAAACGCTTGAAAGCGTACCTCAACTTACATTACAATTAAcgtatgtaattataaaagaacaaataataCTTTATGTCGTCCTTTTTTAAGATACTTCAGTAAAGTATGTTATGTTacagatatgtatataatcaAATAATCTCTGTGTTAACCCAGTCACAGTTAACTAGAGTATATGATCAACGTAGAAATTTTGACTTAAGAAGATTGTTAACTGGTAGTGAAAGACTGATAGATcacttattaaattttatggaCAGAGAACCAGCATTTTTTCTAGGAGCTATTAAATGTTTGCCTTTACTCCCTTCAATGAGAAGTTCTATCACGCAAACTATCATTCAAACATGCGGTAAAATAAAGGTATTACAGTgctgtaattattaaaatttggacatgaacattatattaaaatatgttgcTGTGTCTGTAAATTATACTAATCAaaggaatataaaattttgcagaATTTAGTATTTGCGATACTACTAGCTAATAATCAATTGGTAACATTAGTCAGaatgaacaaattttttttacatcCCGTGGatttacatataatacaaaatttggtCGACAGTTCAGAGTCACTTAAGACTGCTGAGAGCTGGACACCGATATGTCTACCAAAGTTTGATTCCAATGGGTATATGCATGGACATGTATCATATTTGGCTGAAGATTGTCAGGCATGCTTATTGTTGCTCACGGTTGATAGAGATGTGTTCTTTGTTCTTTCTGAAGCAAAACAAGTAGGTGATATAATGAaactttataaagtatttagaaaacaacataaaaaataataagaaattttacttatagaaaatcgtagaaaaattAAGGCGAACGAATTGTTTAGAAGCAATTAATGAGTCCATGAATAAACTACCGATTAAAACTGCTGACATTGGATTGCCAGAAATGCGACACGTTTTATATAAGTGTAGAAGCACGGCACAATTTTGGAGTCCTGGATTTCAACCTCCATATACAACAGACGAAGAAATAGAACGGTAATTGCAACattacaaaaatgtaaaataatcaaactaaattataataatgacAAACTTGCGTGATATGTGTTTTTTCTTCTGTAGATTATTGGGGCTTTATCAATGTTTACACCACAGGCTACACAGTCCCAATCGACCATTGAAGCTTATATTTCAGCAATTAGATAAAGAAACCATGTTAGCATGGGtaagtttaattatataatatatagtacaGTAAAAATTATCACAGTACATTTGATATGCAactaatatgtatgtatcttaTAGGTAACACTAGGTTTTGAATTATATGTTACATTTGAACCACTTGTAACAAAACCTGATGCAATTGAGGCCGTGAGTAAATTGTTAAAGTGgataaaaaaagaggaagaaagattatttattttaaattcaccCACATTTTAAAAATCGATATAATCAGTTTTAAAAAGACATAAAAGTGTTTATCTGATGGATATAATTCGAATTGACGCGAGATGCATCATTTGGTAATTGTTTACATTGATCTGATGAACTATAAATCGTTAAggaaaaattattgcattcAAGATAGATGCATTCGCGTGTTTTTCATGCATTGATAGTGTACTTTGCTCactgttttttaattatgaaagGTACTGTAAAGgtacatatttatgtatatatttaaagacATTACGCATGTAATGTAGAGTACATTTATAGACAGGCTATGACATTCTcaacttattttattacatggtgcttgagaaaacttgTCATTGTGTTGTTGAAAACAGATTACTTACAatacaatatctttttatatcatttaacaAGCAAATCGTAACTTTACAAATCATGGAACAGTTCTTTGTTAACAATCACAGTGATAAATTTTctctgaaattttgtaaataagaGTAAAAGCAACAGCCATCGTTTCATGACCTTATTAAGTCAAAAGTAATGATTCCAGGTAGAACGAATAGCATAAcgttaaaaagaaacaaatacgtTCACTTACAACATGTAATGTACGGGTATTATAAGCTACTGTGTAGCGTTTATATCGataaatgctataattttaatacaaaacaTATTCCTTTGTATATGTTACACACTGCTGTTAATCGCGATCGAAGTGCGGTACATACGATAAAAAGGATTCAAGAGCTGTATCAgtaatgtttttttattcacCTGATagttataaaagtaaattatcCTGTAAAACATTTGTCATACCTTGGTGTTTTAATTTAATGCCTAGCTCTGTCACGTTCTCGTCTTCGATCTCGATCTCGGTCTCTTTCCCTATCTCTATCGTCTCGTCTGTGCCGGTCTTTATCTCTATCCTTGTCTTTATGCGAAGATGAATGGCTTTTAGGAGATTTACTCCGTTTACGTTCTCGTctatctctgtctctgtcCCTGCTTCTCGATCTTTGCTTTTCTCTGTCAGATTTTTTATCGGAACGCGAATGTCTTTTATCTCGGTCTCTATGACGATCTCTGTCTCTGTCATGGTCATCTGTCCTTTTGCGAGTATCCTCTTTGACCGGAGGTATTTCTTCATCCTCTGAGGATTCTATTCCTTCATCCATATCATCCTCTAATGCAGACACTTTTGcctctataaaatataagaaacattaaattacatttgttttatattcatacatatattttcatttataaatttaaaagacttacctaattcattattttcttcaagAACATGTCTTTTTTGTATTCTTGGTAGAATAACATCGCAACATCTTTCTTCCCTAAGAAGATCATCTATAAATTCATCCATGTTGATCAATTCAAATTTACCTTGCTTATTTTGCCTTCTCAACTTTCTATTGTCATTAAATAATGgttccaaatatttataacaatctaAAGAAGATCCTGTCAATCTCATATACAATGCTCCTAGTGCACGGACATATTTAAATTcctcattttttataaattctactataatatctttttcagGTTGTATCTGAAGCATTTTCAATATTAGACAGAGGAATGGTGTTGGTTTTACATTTCCACCATATACACCACCtatatatctaaaatatgTTTGTTTTCATTCACAATAGGTTATGTTTtgacataaattattaaaatatatcgaacGTGGACAAgagttgtaaataaaatatgttttagcAGCAAACATACTTAGACAACGGATTGCACGAAGGAAAACGATTTGTTTGAGCATATATTCGACAATAAACATTTACTAACCTCAACTCCATCGCTTTGTCTACTAAAAGTTCCGCAGTCAGAGCAAAACATTCTTCTTTCCAATATTTCGAATCGTACACTCGAgatctaattattttttctactaAATATTGCGGATTTGTACCTCTAATAGATTTCGCATCTTTTACCGTTCTATTAGCCATTTTTAAATCGCATGgagattagaaatattttcaaaacatACCTTAAATGATAATGTAGTTGGCGATAGAATGTATTTAATAGGGAATTTCTTTGATAACGGTATAATTCACTTGGGACACAGCCTGCttgaaatatgaatataaactGAACGAATTTTTCCttcaaatatttgtgaaaaaatatacatacatattaagGAATATATCCCACGGCGGTCTTGATAGAAACAAGGGGAGGCTAATAAAAACGTAATCAAGTCAAAACCGCAAGTAATCGTGATCTTTCTCAGTCATTTAACTTTCAAAATTGTAGAAATCAGAGCAAGGAAAGTAGTATACTTTTACTAAAAGGTAAAATCGGGCCATTTCTACAAAACGTGTATTCTACTAATGCTATTATATTATCGTTAGTATTTCATGAGTTCCTAATAGTACGTAATCAGAGTTCCctttatataatttcagtttatattaaaaaatgcttGGTCGTGTTTCAAAGGAAATATGTACGATAAATTCAAGAGGTACGATCAGCATTGTTATCACGTCATCgcgaaaatatgtatatacaatccGGTATCATGTGAAAGAATATGTAAGTTATTTTGACATTAACTCCGacatactattaaattatattacagaATTCACTCTTCTCATATGTTCAGATTTTTCTACATTATCGCTTGAAGACTACAAATAACGAACTGCATAAATAACATTACCAATGTTTCGAAGTTCACCGatgttattatacatacaaagAGGAATAAGAAAAGATTTCTCATTTAATcgatatcttttaaaaatatgttatattgtatacgAATAGCGGGAATAACAGtgcattcgttatttattttttcgataTCAGCAAGGACTGGCTGAAGAAGAAGAGTCCACGTACTTCGTACGTGGTACGAGTCGGTATCCCTACTCCCAATGTTCTGTAGCGATGTCGCCTTTCTCTTGAGCCCAGGGCCCGTAAAGAGGCCCCATTCACAGTCCTCGTCTCATTCTCTCGCGCTAGTCCCCCTTCTTTCTATCTACCTGGCAACCTCTGTTCACCTGAACAGCCATCTTGAGCTATACGCTGCGCTATCATAACTTGTCCCCTTTAAGACGTATTTTCGATTCGTCGAGGTGATCAGCCGCGTCGACTCGTAGTTAACAGAAGCTATGTGAGCTAATTCAACGGACTGTCGTCGTATCTCTCTGTCCTCGTCGATTCCATCTCCTCTCGTGATCCTGTTCGCGCGTacaagtttctttctttcaaataaatatttcactcGATCCCTTCCGGTTTTATACAAAGTttgcttttttaatttctgtcCAGTGTATCAAAGAGAATCGAAGGTTTCTCAGGCAATAGAATTCAGTGAACTAGTGAAGTTGGGTGATTGAAAATTCGAAACAGATGTCTTTGGAGGTATCTTGAGCGAAGTTCAGCGAAAGGGAGAGGCGAAGGTACGTCAAGGATTAAATTAATCACTTTGCGAAGAAGTTGGAGTGTATAAACCCAATAGCTTTCTAATGAAACTGGAATGGTTTTAATTTTTCGAGATCCGAGAAGTCTAAGCACCTTATATCTTTCTCAATACGCAATACAATGTGTTATGCATTAGTATTGGTGCACATTGTGCCTTAATTCGTGTACAAGCTATGTTcagaattttgaatttcataatttttgatCGAGGTCAATGAGCTAGTTTCGATTTCGAATCCGTACGGGATCGAAAAAGCGCGCCCCGTTCTGTGCGTTGTTTACAAACCTGTGCTATGTTAATCAGCAAATTCTGACAGTCCTTTTATCACACTTACGACACAAGTATTGCTCTTCGATATGTAACTCGAGAGAGAAAAGTAAGCCTTTGACCAAACCAGTCCTCATAAGAAAAATGATACGGTTAACAGAAGTCGCGTATTGTTACGTTCTGATCGATAGATCGTTGCAAGGAAAAACAGGCTGCACCTTACTAAGGCGATCGGTGAATGTTCCGATGTAAATGTCACGGGCGGCACTGGCACCGATTTAACGTGAGAACGTACACTGGGTCTCGACGTAAAGCTGCAGGATCGGTGATGAGGAAACGCTGAAGACGATCTATTGGCGAAGGAGTATGTGTTTCCGCCTTCGTTCATTTCGATAAGATCGTCTTCGTAATGATTACAACGATCCACATGCATTAAATTAGGAAAAACTGAATTCTTGCCTGAtgatattaagaaattatcgttggaaatattttttacgatatcatcgcatattttatttttctcgtttcatcgTAACATTCGTATTTTGGTAGTTAGAAAAAGTTACTAtaattgtatagaaaataatcgacaaatatatttcattagcGACAACATGGGCTCGAAGATAGAGTACGTGGAATCCTCTCATATGTACGCGACGAATTATATTCGTAATTCGAAGGCGATCGGTGTTCTCTGGGGTATTTTCACCATATGCTACGCTATAATCGGAGTCGTGGCATTTGTCACGCCGGAGTGGCTGGGCGATTTGGAACACGAGAATCCAGGAAGATTCGGCCTCTGGACCAGATGCAGCTACGGTGGTAatggtaaattaattttttcccaATATCAAATCTCGTTAccgtaattttcataaaactcGTTTAATTAGTATTATTTCTTCGTTTGATTCTCTAGGTGAATTGGGCGAGGAATGTATAGGCAGATTGGATGATCTGTCGACAATCGCGAACATTCCCTTCAGAGTAAGCACCATTCTAGTCGGCGTCGCTGTCATAATAGCTCTATTGACGATTTGCGCGatgcttctcttcttcttctgccaGAGTACGACTGTGTTCTACCTGTGCGCCTGGATGCAAGTAGTTTCAGGTAATTACTGTCAATTATTGACGACGGAAACTGTATCATACGAACGAAGTAActtgaatataataatatttgaggATTCTTTAAGTATGGCAGCATTTCGAGGGATTCAAATTTTGGATTAAATATGCATTACTATTATACGTAACGTTCAATACCAGCGACGAAACTGATACAACTATCAGTGATGCTTAGGATGATTCGAAAATGCATGCTTCACGAAATGGCTGCGTTTAATCTCTCCAATCTGAATCGCATTATATTGCGTACACATATTGTGATAGATTAAAAGAAGAAGTCAAGCGTAATCATTGCATAATCACCGAGCtcaaagggaaaaaagaaggagaatcGAGCATCGCTTTAGAAAGTATAATGCAACCGGGTGTTCTCGCGGGCTATTGCCGTAATCGTCCGCGTAATACCTTATCATCGCGACGTAGCTGAAAATTACGGTGATGCACCGAGGCTATCGAGTCAGGGAGTGATGCAACCGTTTCGTTTTGCACGCCCCTCTACGCGCTACGCGAACCTCGTTTGTCAACTAAATTTTATTCACTGGAAAGAATTCGAGTTCCGTTAGCGTGATGAAATAGTCATTCATAATACTGTACCATTCCACATTCTCCTTTTACGTTCTTGCACTTTCTGTTTTTCTATCTTAAATCCGTAACTAATTGATCTTCGGCAATTATTACTGATTGATTAAACACTACTAATTGAAATTTGCATCGAATCGCTTAGATTTTATCTATATAGAATGAATATAAAGTACGATAGTAACTTATTAATAGCGACTGTCGCTATTCCaactaattcttttaattgaaaatagcGTAATGTCTCGATAATTAGCCAATTTGTGATCGGTTATTACTGTATATAAGATTGCTATGAACGTAGATCGTCGTGGTCTCCTACCGATCAACAGCTAACTCCTTATCGTAAATTGTGTTTTTCTGCAAGTAGAAAGCGCTTCCTGTCCGCGAAACCGTGCTTGCGAAATACGCaatacaataacgttataacgaaagagTCTCGGTATTTTACGAGTCAAGATTTACCTCAAAAGTTACTAATGTACCGATGACACAAAACGTATCACTAGGAAACACGAATTTAAGGAGAAAACCCATCCTTTTATGAACTTGAGGGTGATGATGTTTTAGAAGGAAATGTAGAATAGACCGTTATAACCGGAGACAGTTAGTTTACCGGTTGACCAATGCCTCTGCAATTAACGTATTCGGTTATAGCGTCTTTGTTAGAAATGTTGTAGAAGTGTTGTTGGGATTAAGCTATGATGTACTTATAGGAGATGCGAGTGTACAGTATAGAACGCGTATAATATGCAAagctatacaaaatatttaaagtaagtTACTTCAATTTAAAGCAAAATGAAAAGAAGTAATTTCTTCTCCTGgggtgaattttatttcataatactATTTAGTATTAATTCGATTCTATAAAttgttcattaaaatatttttatggtaTGATGGAAATAATGATATCGATTAAAacgattaaatataatatttagtggATCTAAAATACTTGTTCGTACGATGTTGACCTAGTTAAAGAATTTGCGCTTGATTACTCAGAGTCCGGTTAGTTCGACTaaagttttctttatttctctaATCTTTAATCGATACGAACGAGACGGCAGCTCGTACAAAAGCACTGAACCGGGATCATAGGTTCACAATGTTTATTCATAGGCAATTATTTGCTCTAGCAagcttcaaaatttatttctatagaattttcatttcatcgaccgttaaaaaattacaataccTTTTGggaaagagaaattttttcAACGCTAATCAAGAAAGAGGAGAGAATTTCAAAAGTTGTTCATTcgagataatttaatttttaaagtactaccataaaaaaataaaccgcgtttcttttttacaatttttttcctttataatttttaattatcttcagAAGAAATCCTCTTTTAAAGTTAACGTATTAAATACCAGTAACCGGAAGACATTTGAATAGGAAATAAGCTTTACGTAAGAATCGAGATCATTGATGACAGAGATGAAAAACTGTAAATAGCATTATTATTGATCGAAGGTAGTATTACTCGCGATCGTGGCTGGTTCGTACGCCGACAGTGAAAGTCAGTGGTTGAAATGTGAATCAGCTACGGGAGGAGGGAAACGTTTCACCCAGAAACTGATTGTGAGCGTACggtataatacatacatatatcatgATCATACAGCGAATCGGAAATGGAAACTTTGCGTAGAATACGATCGTAATAACTTGCGCTATGATTTGCGCCAATTCTGattatctattttttatttcgttaattttatttctatagcTTCGAGAAGCTCGGAAATATATTTGTTCGCGAGTACTTTGAAActccattaaattatttcaaaattaccatttatagttgcttaaaattttaacagcaattttattgctatttgatttcgatcgataaagttttccctttcgaattttttaccTCATTTTTCTTGGCGTAAGTGGCTttgatttatgaaaaattaacgaacgcgaaaaaagCAAGATCAGTACCTTTCACTGCTGACCTCTAACACAGAACATCCGCGAAGAAAGATAGTTCGCTGAAATGCCAGCCACGTTACTCATGTTCCCGTTCAATGAACTATAGCTTCAAGAAGGAAGTCGTAGGATTCGAGTATAAGACGTGAATAGCTTTagcaattgaaaaatttaccatATTACCATTTTCAGTGGTAACTATCGCTAGCGAGCAATAGTTGTTCGAGAGATAATGCTCTTTTGTTTGTTTCAGCAATATCTATGGCGATTGGAGTTTGCATTTATCCCTTGGGCTGGGATTCGCCGTTAATTCGAGCTGTCTGCGGTGCCGCTGCATCCAGGTAgcggaaatttaaatttcctaaCAAATGAATAAAAGATGGTTATTCAAATCGTTTATACATGCatgataattttcaatttcaaaatttacattggtaaatgtaaatatatagtaGAGCGACGTTAATTCTAAGAGATGCTACTTTTTACGATACTtaattactataataataactttATTAGCTACTTTACCAATTGCGTAACGAGTATCATCTTGTTATTTTGTCGGTTGGATgtcaataaaaatgttattgcaTATCGGTAATTTTATTTGACAGATACAATCCAGGAGCTTGCGCCGTTAGATGGGCGATACCGTTAGCAGCAATCGCGGCACTAGATGCTGCTACCTTGGCCGCGCTCGCTTTTATTCTAGCGTCCAGGCACGTCAGACTTCAACCTGAACCCTTCAACAACGGttccttgtacaaaggtacggGTCTTTCTCTAcgcgaattaaaatatatcgattattcttaacaaaataattttcgtcTCGCTTTAGGTGAAGTAAACCCAGGGTACGTGAACGAGGCGCAGAGCGTCGCTGGTTCTCGAAAATCCCTCTCCTTGCGGCCGGTGCTCTTGGTCGCTCCACCGGAACAGGATCGCTACAGCGAACTCTCCAGAGCGAAATCTCATTCGCATCATAGCCTTTACACACCGGCGCCATCCCACCCGGCCCATACGATGTCGACGAATACCTTGAATCATTCTCAacataattttcaattgtagATCTCCGAAGATCGTGACTATATCGTTGTACATAGTTTATCATACTACCACAAGTATgctttccttttcttattagtatttttataattctacgAGAAACGAGAACAAACACTGTAAATAATATCATCGAATATCTTTCCTTTATATCATAGACGagcgtttcttttctttgtttttataattattttataattttatacgaattaataataattgctaTGTTAAATTATGAAATCTCAAAAGCCTGCAGAGAGTGACATCCTGTCGATTCGTAATACtcttgtattttgtatatacattAACGTAATTACATTTAACGCGTTTTGAACGCGTTTCCCTTTGCAATGTATATTCTATACATGTAATTAAAggtagttttatatatatatatatatacatatgtataatatattatatatgtttgtTCTCTCGTTCCTAACGAATAAATGATATGTAATTGTCAGAACAGAACGGAACGGAACAGAACACCATCTTATTTCAGGAACTTACAAAAAGTGGTACTacactctctctctatctttttttttttttattataaacaagTAACATAAATTAGTTGTTTTACAGAACGGGGAGAGTTTTACATAGCGAGCAAGTtgcgtataataaataaagaacacCAGAATGTGAATCAAGGATGTTttgtatgtaattaatattatacctatcctgtaaaaatgttattctttaataaagaaaattcaaaCGTGTAGATTTCTATCTATTTTAGATATCGCTTCTGTTCGTTCGCGCAAGTCTAAAGTAAAGTGTTTTGCCGTATGGTAACTATGACTACGCTTAAAAGGAGACACCAATAATACGTATGCGTATCACAAACTttgtttcgacgaaatcgaagaaaattccAAAGGAATCGATCGATTAGTGATACTAAAAGAAAATCCTCCGTATCGCGTTAGAATGAACGACAAAGACGACAGCGCTTGGGTCTTCGATTCCCTGATTGGTTTTCTTCAGGGTCCAATTTGGTCCGCGCCTCTGATCACTTTCATCGAAGAGAAGTCACTCAGTAAGTCGAGATATTTTCGCGATAAATCTTTCTATGTAGTCTATAATCTCTATCTCTTCTTTAAGACCGATGCTCCTTAAGAtgaaattcttcttcttctttttttttgtttgttttaaatCTACTAAATTTATACGAGATATTACAAGAAAAGAAGTTgccatttttattcgaaatacgAGTACGAtactaaaaattgtaaaaacgaACCTTTTGCTTTCTCACAAGCGTTCGCTATACTTTGTTCCAttattttgtctttttcttgctttttttcttttttttttttttttttacagtatttgaagCGGACGTCGAGGAAAACGATGAGTATCAAAAGATATATCAGGAGTACAAAAATCTGGTGGACTTATTGCTTGGTTGTTTCATGGAAGACATGGGGATCACTCCAGAGCAATTCGAGTACGCCTGTACAGTGAATAAGTATACAAAAATGCCTATACAATTCCAACAGGCGAGTCAAAGAGATTCTTGAACACAGGACAGAAAATcacatacaatgtatattaattttgatacTTGTTTCAGAACTTGTTCGAGCAAATATGGGCGGCGAACGAGTACGAGATATTCAAAAGAATGATGATTCAAAAGAATCTAGAGCTTCAACTGCAAGCTTTGAATATGATCGAGCAGAAGTATGGTCTTACACCTGCATCTTTCATGTATGA from Bombus fervidus isolate BK054 chromosome 11, iyBomFerv1, whole genome shotgun sequence harbors:
- the Lhfpl gene encoding LHFPL tetraspan subfamily member 5 protein encodes the protein MGSKIEYVESSHMYATNYIRNSKAIGVLWGIFTICYAIIGVVAFVTPEWLGDLEHENPGRFGLWTRCSYGGNGELGEECIGRLDDLSTIANIPFRVSTILVGVAVIIALLTICAMLLFFFCQSTTVFYLCAWMQVVSAISMAIGVCIYPLGWDSPLIRAVCGAAASRYNPGACAVRWAIPLAAIAALDAATLAALAFILASRHVRLQPEPFNNGSLYKGEVNPGYVNEAQSVAGSRKSLSLRPVLLVAPPEQDRYSELSRAKSHSHHSLYTPAPSHPAHTMSTNTLNHSQHNFQL
- the Prp38 gene encoding pre-mRNA processing factor 38; the encoded protein is MANRTVKDAKSIRGTNPQYLVEKIIRSRVYDSKYWKEECFALTAELLVDKAMELRYIGGVYGGNVKPTPFLCLILKMLQIQPEKDIIVEFIKNEEFKYVRALGALYMRLTGSSLDCYKYLEPLFNDNRKLRRQNKQGKFELINMDEFIDDLLREERCCDVILPRIQKRHVLEENNELEAKVSALEDDMDEGIESSEDEEIPPVKEDTRKRTDDHDRDRDRHRDRDKRHSRSDKKSDREKQRSRSRDRDRDRRERKRSKSPKSHSSSHKDKDRDKDRHRRDDRDRERDRDRDRRRERDRARH
- the Mon1 gene encoding vacuolar fusion protein MON1 homolog — protein: MAAKESATIDDGIPEPGIEPGASAETMLVTTDSFEEYEQEMSNSIDDRQMKESTTSTISEIQEDVQDIPTTPTTSSSRELQKTNSLDDSELDDVTQRLGQSSIDSDPLRCKTWLAQKKHVFILSQAGKPIYSRYSSEDKLVTVMGVMQALVSFVQAGSDMIRSVHAGDTNFVFVVKGPLILVAVSKTLESVPQLTLQLTYVYNQIISVLTQSQLTRVYDQRRNFDLRRLLTGSERLIDHLLNFMDREPAFFLGAIKCLPLLPSMRSSITQTIIQTCGKIKNLVFAILLANNQLVTLVRMNKFFLHPVDLHIIQNLVDSSESLKTAESWTPICLPKFDSNGYMHGHVSYLAEDCQACLLLLTVDRDVFFVLSEAKQKIVEKLRRTNCLEAINESMNKLPIKTADIGLPEMRHVLYKCRSTAQFWSPGFQPPYTTDEEIERLLGLYQCLHHRLHSPNRPLKLIFQQLDKETMLAWVTLGFELYVTFEPLVTKPDAIEAVSKLLKWIKKEEERLFILNSPTF